A region of Thermoplasmata archaeon DNA encodes the following proteins:
- a CDS encoding DMT family transporter — MATEAWLGLALATVLVWGCGTLVSKPATMRLGTRRMLAFIAVFEGGAYVALFSLLRTPLNGSDPYGIVAGFLAALTGTLGYIFYYEGILVGSVGLMGTVTAAYPVPTILLSLWLLGESLNAAQAAGIVLVLLCVVVLSREPTRARTGKTSAVVFALLAFVSWGIWGYFAKVAVDRIGEGNVFGFYALSNALVLGSFILLTRKRPLEAPHADRGHATAFGLLDVTFGAGGVVVLTYAYALGPASLVSAVTGSYPLVSTLAAHFFLKERFGWKEAAALLLFIPGVLLIAL; from the coding sequence ATGGCGACGGAGGCGTGGCTCGGGCTCGCACTGGCGACGGTCCTCGTCTGGGGTTGCGGGACGCTCGTTTCCAAGCCCGCCACCATGCGACTGGGCACCCGACGAATGCTCGCCTTCATCGCCGTCTTCGAAGGTGGTGCGTACGTTGCCCTCTTCTCGCTCCTGCGGACGCCCTTGAACGGCTCGGACCCGTACGGGATCGTTGCCGGCTTCCTCGCGGCTCTCACGGGCACGCTGGGCTACATCTTCTACTACGAGGGCATCCTCGTGGGCAGCGTCGGGCTCATGGGCACGGTCACCGCGGCGTACCCGGTGCCCACGATCCTTCTGTCCCTGTGGCTGCTCGGGGAGTCCCTGAACGCGGCGCAGGCCGCGGGCATCGTCCTCGTGCTCCTGTGCGTCGTCGTCCTGAGCCGCGAGCCGACGCGCGCGCGAACCGGCAAGACCTCCGCCGTCGTGTTCGCCCTTCTGGCCTTCGTCTCCTGGGGTATCTGGGGGTACTTCGCCAAGGTCGCGGTCGATCGGATTGGAGAGGGGAACGTCTTCGGATTCTATGCGCTCTCGAACGCCTTGGTCCTGGGTTCGTTCATCTTGCTCACCAGGAAGCGGCCCCTGGAAGCGCCCCACGCGGATCGCGGGCACGCCACGGCCTTCGGCCTCCTCGACGTGACCTTCGGCGCGGGCGGGGTCGTCGTCCTGACCTATGCGTATGCCCTCGGTCCGGCGTCCCTCGTGTCCGCGGTCACGGGGTCCTATCCGCTCGTCTCGACGCTCGCAGCCCACTTCTTCTTGAAGGAACGGTTCGGCTGGAAGGAGGCGGCGGCGCTCCTG